The proteins below come from a single Treponema phagedenis genomic window:
- a CDS encoding RluA family pseudouridine synthase, whose protein sequence is MKKPEKHPFTLVYQDEDIIAVNKSAGISVTADRWNPDEQRLDILLQQSPALKDKKLFTVHRIDKDTSGLILYALNEESHKKLNESFMRRNVQKTYHCLIAGIPYENFFSVDLKLKSDGDEKHRTIIDKKNGKEALTHFEVLKPLGRFTLLEAKPVSGRTHQIRAHLAAAGLPILCDSLYGNAKPLFLSELKKNWRGEKAQEQPLISRLALHAYKLEFEHPRTGTLLSFTAEYARDFKTALNQLGKIFA, encoded by the coding sequence ATGAAAAAGCCTGAAAAACACCCGTTTACACTTGTGTATCAAGATGAAGATATTATTGCGGTAAATAAGAGCGCCGGAATTTCGGTTACCGCAGACCGCTGGAACCCCGATGAACAGCGGCTCGATATTCTTTTACAACAAAGCCCCGCGCTAAAAGATAAAAAACTTTTTACTGTTCACCGAATTGACAAAGACACTTCCGGTCTCATCCTGTATGCGCTTAATGAAGAAAGCCATAAAAAACTGAACGAATCTTTTATGCGGCGAAATGTGCAAAAAACCTATCATTGTTTGATTGCCGGTATTCCGTATGAAAACTTCTTTTCCGTTGACCTTAAACTGAAATCTGACGGCGACGAAAAACACCGCACCATCATCGATAAAAAAAACGGCAAAGAAGCCCTTACGCACTTTGAAGTACTGAAGCCGCTTGGCAGATTTACCCTGCTGGAAGCAAAACCCGTTTCCGGCAGAACGCACCAAATCCGCGCCCATCTGGCTGCTGCAGGGCTGCCCATTCTCTGCGATTCCCTTTACGGCAATGCAAAACCTCTTTTTCTTTCGGAATTGAAAAAAAACTGGCGGGGCGAGAAAGCGCAGGAACAGCCGCTTATTTCGCGCCTTGCCCTCCATGCGTACAAACTCGAATTTGAGCACCCGCGTACGGGCACCCTTCTTTCCTTCACTGCCGAGTATGCAAGAGATTTTAAAACTGCCCTCAATCAGCTGGGAAAAATTTTTGCTTAA
- a CDS encoding aminoacyl-histidine dipeptidase encodes MSTIYDLEPKAFFYWFAEIMKIPRCSGNEKQISDFLMQFAKERKLEAYQDEALNVIIKKPGTAGYEKSPVLIIQGHMDMVCEKTPDSPHNFCTDPIKPVIKSDFMYADNTTLGGDDGVAVAYGLAILDSDTLAHPPIEVFITTDEEEGMTGIMNFDASLLQGKQLLNIDSEEEGIFLVSCAGGANTLCTFDIQEQQAKGKFLKLNIEGLLGGHSGIEIIKQRANAIKILGRVLYKIAQTEKITLAAITGGSKHNAIAKYAEAVIAAENPESVISIVKSFTEELQKEYRASDKDLSVKISETPALSKMYTNELSENLIDFMMMVPDGVQYMNLEIPGMVKTSLNNGVLEQKDGQLQFTLSVRSSAESSSEEILSVIEACTKRCKGNFSINSIYPPWEYEPKSVLRDTAVKTYKEVTGKEPLIEAIHAGLECGIIKKAIPGLDALSIGPNLYDVHTPDEHLSISSVKRTWDFLVKLLENLK; translated from the coding sequence ATGAGTACTATTTATGATCTTGAGCCTAAGGCGTTTTTTTATTGGTTTGCGGAGATTATGAAAATTCCGCGCTGTTCGGGTAATGAAAAGCAGATAAGCGATTTTCTTATGCAATTTGCAAAAGAACGAAAACTTGAAGCATATCAGGATGAGGCATTAAACGTTATTATAAAAAAGCCGGGAACTGCCGGGTACGAAAAATCTCCCGTATTGATTATTCAGGGGCACATGGATATGGTGTGCGAAAAAACACCGGATTCTCCGCATAATTTTTGCACCGACCCGATAAAGCCCGTCATCAAAAGCGATTTTATGTACGCAGACAATACAACCCTCGGCGGCGATGACGGCGTTGCTGTTGCATACGGACTCGCAATTTTAGATTCCGATACGCTTGCGCATCCTCCGATAGAGGTTTTCATTACCACCGATGAAGAAGAAGGTATGACCGGTATAATGAATTTTGATGCATCGTTATTGCAAGGGAAACAGCTTTTGAATATTGATTCAGAAGAAGAAGGTATTTTCTTAGTAAGCTGCGCAGGCGGCGCAAATACACTTTGTACTTTTGATATACAAGAGCAGCAAGCCAAAGGGAAGTTTCTGAAACTAAATATTGAAGGTTTATTGGGCGGGCATTCGGGAATAGAAATTATCAAACAGCGCGCAAATGCAATAAAGATTTTGGGGCGGGTATTGTATAAAATTGCTCAAACCGAAAAAATTACGCTTGCCGCAATTACCGGCGGATCAAAACACAATGCTATTGCAAAGTATGCCGAAGCGGTTATTGCGGCGGAAAACCCTGAATCGGTTATTTCCATCGTGAAATCTTTTACGGAAGAATTGCAAAAAGAATACCGCGCATCGGATAAAGACCTTTCCGTAAAAATCAGCGAAACACCGGCTCTGTCCAAGATGTACACGAATGAATTATCTGAAAATCTTATTGACTTTATGATGATGGTGCCCGATGGCGTACAATATATGAACCTTGAAATTCCGGGGATGGTGAAAACCAGCTTAAACAATGGAGTGCTTGAGCAAAAAGACGGACAGCTGCAATTTACGCTTTCCGTGCGAAGTTCTGCGGAAAGTTCTTCCGAAGAAATCCTTTCGGTAATAGAAGCGTGTACAAAACGCTGCAAAGGAAATTTTTCGATAAACTCGATCTATCCGCCGTGGGAGTATGAACCGAAATCCGTATTACGCGATACAGCAGTAAAAACCTACAAAGAAGTTACCGGAAAGGAGCCGTTAATAGAAGCAATACATGCGGGACTTGAATGCGGAATTATCAAAAAAGCAATTCCCGGTTTGGACGCTCTCAGCATAGGGCCGAACCTCTATGACGTTCACACCCCTGATGAGCATTTGAGTATTTCTTCCGTAAAGCGGACATGGGATTTTCTGGTCAAGCTGCTTGAAAATCTGAAATAG
- a CDS encoding phage tail tape measure protein yields MATVRELIFKITGDNEKFKAAIDESKKALDDFNKKTKDVSELYGSIAKQAAIATTAIAAVGIATAKMAVEFNEGFGKVQTLIPGATERIAELEENVLNLSPAVGKTTKDLTEGLYEIISAFGDSADSAKNLELAAKGATAGGATTKESIKLLSAVTKAYGNTSFEAQKRVSDLAFTTLKLGQTSMSDLAVSMQRVTSMNNDLGVSQEELFAIFSSGTGVIGGAAEVSTKLSAVYTELQKPQERLAKSFKELGVATGEELIAKFGGLSGALQALKSVADKTGEPISNLFGSAEAGKLALYAAGKGAAKFASDLEAMNESAGATEQAFNDATVAGPNAFGFQLEQAKLNAQSFAIKLGQELIPSLQALLSPVFKLAEWLKNLNEEQLRLIISTGKVLITFTAVTAGAFGLVKGIIAVQRGLRAMDAAFKVIGASNPFMLAIAGAAAAVVAIKEVCNWIDYAADKQRQYRLASLDKENRHAVEAQGVHEIAKQYGTLLAKKEKTAQETERLVQLEKKLADITQDYSETPNTNTFLASAKNEAAILEMNIAKKEELIEQKEREREESSKNANEKAVQRIDEEIKKTKEYIENARMAVAALRDLNKESFAPELEPEKLSMPEITSGKGKESSEKTQAERLSDLEKEHKAETELIKKSVADKKEQEELLLKNEEAFYKKRLELLQTFHKENVTKNLKENAEQNLTVEQSLAKAVGAAHETILEETKKTNDELDRISDERHKKEIEKINKITDETKNAVELEVKLKAEAGQIEGRSDKEKDRAAWKEKAALYQQKQNELLQQYIDLQSSAKKEDKEKAEAIKKQADNIGVLAEEAAKKARDAFADAARNIADKLSEIGNVISSTFSQIADAAQGFINNKEEKRRQETAIRLAEIEREKNETLLEIDNELSEKREQKQIEDAEREEQRRQEEYEKRQAESNRNIQELSGSFEVETNLIKLRNTEQQLEAARKKKAEDAAHKKAEDEKIKRDKEARMQEVALLNAKAQAEHEYAVTRITTENAAGDAAAKAAQEAAKWQKAQGVISMSIKAAIETAEAVAQFALGVAGNPQGFAAGAAHTAAAVMAGVQIGVIAGQPLPPDYIQQALPPAPRPIKFAQGGIVMPSAAGTGITLPNGAPGLVAEAGIPEVILPLNLPNLETMFKAAGIYNTDNSASTNYSATYNVEVVHNQGDDLEESILNALRNHDREVYNIVEEGNKNWRV; encoded by the coding sequence ATGGCAACAGTGCGAGAGCTCATTTTTAAAATCACTGGGGACAATGAAAAATTTAAAGCCGCAATTGATGAGTCAAAAAAAGCCCTCGATGATTTTAATAAAAAAACAAAAGACGTAAGCGAGCTTTATGGCAGTATTGCAAAGCAAGCGGCAATTGCAACAACAGCGATTGCCGCTGTCGGCATTGCAACTGCAAAAATGGCGGTTGAATTTAACGAAGGCTTTGGGAAGGTGCAAACACTTATTCCGGGAGCTACAGAGCGCATTGCAGAACTTGAAGAAAACGTCCTAAATCTTTCTCCTGCTGTCGGCAAAACAACCAAAGATTTAACCGAAGGCTTATACGAAATAATCTCCGCATTCGGAGATTCAGCCGATAGCGCAAAGAATCTTGAACTTGCCGCAAAGGGAGCAACGGCGGGAGGGGCAACTACAAAAGAATCTATTAAGCTTTTATCTGCCGTAACAAAAGCATACGGGAACACTTCTTTTGAAGCTCAAAAAAGGGTTTCAGATTTAGCCTTCACAACATTAAAGCTCGGACAAACATCAATGAGCGATCTTGCTGTTTCCATGCAGCGGGTAACATCGATGAATAATGATCTCGGTGTCTCTCAAGAAGAACTTTTTGCCATATTCTCTTCCGGAACCGGTGTAATCGGCGGAGCTGCGGAAGTTTCAACAAAGCTTTCGGCTGTATATACTGAATTGCAAAAACCGCAAGAGAGGCTTGCAAAAAGTTTTAAAGAATTAGGAGTTGCAACCGGTGAAGAACTCATTGCAAAATTTGGAGGACTTTCCGGAGCACTGCAAGCATTAAAATCGGTAGCCGATAAAACAGGGGAACCTATTAGTAATCTTTTCGGTTCTGCTGAAGCGGGGAAACTCGCCTTGTATGCGGCGGGAAAAGGAGCTGCAAAATTCGCAAGCGACTTAGAAGCAATGAACGAATCGGCGGGGGCTACCGAGCAGGCATTTAACGATGCAACCGTAGCGGGACCAAATGCGTTCGGTTTCCAGCTTGAACAAGCAAAACTTAACGCACAAAGCTTCGCAATTAAACTTGGCCAAGAATTAATTCCGAGTTTACAAGCCCTTTTATCTCCCGTCTTTAAACTTGCCGAGTGGCTTAAAAATTTAAATGAAGAACAACTGCGTCTTATTATTTCAACAGGAAAAGTTCTTATCACATTCACAGCGGTAACCGCCGGGGCATTTGGATTGGTAAAAGGAATCATTGCCGTGCAGCGAGGTTTAAGAGCAATGGACGCCGCATTTAAAGTTATCGGTGCGAGCAACCCGTTTATGCTTGCAATTGCCGGAGCCGCAGCAGCTGTTGTTGCAATTAAAGAAGTATGTAATTGGATTGATTATGCAGCAGACAAACAACGCCAATACAGACTTGCATCTCTCGATAAAGAAAATCGACACGCAGTAGAAGCACAAGGCGTCCATGAAATTGCAAAACAATACGGAACGCTTTTGGCAAAAAAAGAAAAGACCGCACAAGAGACGGAGAGGCTTGTACAGCTTGAAAAAAAACTTGCAGATATTACGCAAGACTATAGCGAAACACCGAACACAAATACTTTTTTAGCTTCGGCAAAAAATGAAGCGGCAATTCTTGAAATGAATATTGCAAAAAAAGAAGAACTTATTGAACAAAAAGAACGGGAAAGAGAAGAATCTTCAAAAAATGCAAACGAAAAAGCAGTACAACGAATTGACGAAGAAATAAAAAAAACAAAAGAGTATATTGAAAATGCGCGCATGGCTGTTGCTGCACTAAGAGACTTAAACAAAGAATCTTTTGCCCCGGAATTGGAACCGGAAAAATTATCAATGCCGGAAATTACTAGCGGCAAGGGAAAAGAAAGCAGTGAAAAAACACAGGCGGAACGTCTTTCCGATTTGGAAAAAGAACATAAAGCTGAAACTGAATTAATAAAAAAATCTGTTGCAGATAAAAAAGAACAAGAAGAGTTACTTTTAAAAAATGAAGAAGCTTTTTATAAAAAAAGACTTGAGCTTTTACAAACCTTTCATAAAGAAAATGTTACAAAAAATTTAAAAGAAAATGCGGAGCAAAATTTAACCGTTGAGCAGTCCCTTGCAAAAGCAGTTGGTGCTGCACATGAAACAATTTTAGAAGAAACAAAAAAAACAAATGACGAACTTGACAGGATCTCCGATGAGCGGCACAAAAAAGAAATTGAAAAAATAAATAAAATTACGGACGAAACAAAAAACGCTGTTGAGCTTGAAGTAAAATTAAAAGCGGAAGCAGGGCAAATTGAAGGCCGCTCCGACAAAGAAAAAGACCGAGCTGCATGGAAGGAAAAAGCTGCCCTCTATCAGCAAAAACAAAATGAGCTATTACAGCAATACATTGATTTACAGAGCTCAGCAAAAAAAGAAGATAAAGAAAAGGCGGAGGCAATAAAAAAGCAAGCGGACAATATTGGAGTGCTTGCAGAAGAAGCGGCAAAGAAAGCACGCGATGCTTTTGCAGACGCGGCCCGCAACATTGCCGATAAGCTTTCAGAAATCGGCAATGTTATAAGCTCAACTTTTTCGCAAATTGCAGATGCAGCGCAAGGATTTATAAATAATAAAGAAGAGAAGCGAAGACAAGAGACCGCAATTCGCCTTGCTGAAATTGAGCGTGAAAAAAACGAAACGCTTTTAGAAATTGACAATGAGCTTTCAGAAAAAAGAGAGCAAAAACAAATTGAAGATGCAGAACGGGAAGAGCAACGCCGGCAAGAGGAATACGAAAAACGACAGGCGGAATCAAATCGAAACATACAGGAGCTTTCAGGAAGTTTTGAAGTTGAAACAAACTTGATAAAACTCCGCAACACGGAACAGCAGCTTGAAGCGGCTCGAAAGAAAAAAGCGGAAGACGCAGCACATAAAAAAGCGGAAGATGAAAAAATAAAACGCGACAAAGAAGCGCGCATGCAAGAGGTTGCCTTATTAAACGCAAAAGCTCAAGCCGAACATGAATACGCGGTTACACGAATTACAACAGAAAACGCTGCAGGAGATGCCGCCGCAAAGGCTGCACAGGAAGCTGCAAAATGGCAAAAGGCACAAGGTGTTATTAGCATGAGTATTAAAGCAGCAATAGAAACGGCGGAAGCGGTTGCGCAGTTTGCACTTGGTGTTGCCGGAAATCCGCAAGGGTTTGCAGCAGGAGCTGCACATACTGCTGCCGCTGTAATGGCAGGCGTACAAATAGGCGTTATTGCGGGGCAACCCTTACCGCCCGACTACATCCAGCAAGCCTTACCGCCTGCACCTCGCCCGATTAAATTCGCACAAGGCGGTATTGTTATGCCGAGTGCAGCGGGTACCGGCATCACCTTACCGAACGGCGCCCCGGGGCTTGTCGCTGAAGCGGGAATCCCTGAAGTGATACTGCCACTTAACTTGCCGAATCTTGAAACAATGTTTAAAGCCGCAGGAATTTATAACACCGATAACAGCGCAAGTACGAATTATTCTGCAACATACAATGTCGAAGTTGTGCACAATCAAGGAGATGATTTAGAAGAAAGTATTTTAAACGCACTAAGAAATCACGACCGTGAAGTATACAACATTGTCGAAGAAGGAAATAAAAACTGGCGTGTTTAA
- a CDS encoding UDP-N-acetylmuramoyl-L-alanyl-D-glutamate--2,6-diaminopimelate ligase — translation MKTYKKHLLHGIPHAMVIDVRGTDTEVSSIEYDSRKVQAGAVFFAFPGLHTDGEQYIADAIHTGAIAIVHQNELPSYAAGVCYVRVREVRAVMSAFAAYFYDFPSKDLVVIGVTGTEGKSSTVSFIAQLLRLAHKRAGFFSTVSYSLGDEVIPNPEHQTTPESVTVQQRLAAMRDNGCEFAVVESSSHGLSPLTARLNDVCFDAGIFMNVTQEHLEFHGTFEQYRFDKANLFRKLDEHAHIKAGRSVPSFGVVNADDPSAEYFYAATKQPCYSFSVNTAKKTAFLKNELQGVIAVNIKEDSNGIQFDIFESGKSESIHARAPLAGLFNVQNLCASLLTVSSILQKPLAELIPLLQKLEPITGRMCKIQEGQPFEVLIDYAHTPSSFQMLMPPIKDRIAKQGGKLIVVFGSGGERDTKKRPEQGRIAAAYCDVIILADEDPRGEDPVALLEMIAAGAPHKKRDSQLFIIPDRKAAIRKAFSLANPHDAVLLLGKGHENTIIYKNGAIPYSEEEIARTLLRQNLEEKDN, via the coding sequence ATGAAAACATATAAAAAACATTTACTCCACGGGATTCCGCATGCAATGGTTATTGACGTTCGGGGTACCGATACGGAAGTTTCTTCTATAGAATATGATTCGCGCAAAGTTCAAGCCGGCGCAGTATTTTTTGCCTTCCCGGGGCTTCATACCGACGGTGAACAGTATATTGCCGATGCAATTCATACCGGAGCGATAGCGATTGTCCATCAAAATGAACTCCCCTCATATGCGGCGGGTGTATGTTATGTTCGAGTGCGGGAGGTTCGAGCGGTTATGTCCGCCTTCGCGGCATATTTTTATGACTTTCCCTCAAAAGATTTAGTTGTAATCGGCGTTACCGGTACCGAAGGAAAAAGCAGTACGGTAAGTTTTATTGCGCAGCTGCTGCGGCTTGCACATAAGCGAGCAGGATTTTTTTCTACTGTGTCGTATTCGCTTGGCGATGAGGTTATTCCAAACCCCGAGCATCAAACCACGCCCGAGTCGGTTACGGTACAGCAGCGGCTTGCCGCCATGCGGGATAACGGCTGTGAATTTGCCGTTGTTGAATCTTCTTCGCATGGATTGAGCCCGCTTACGGCACGCTTAAATGATGTCTGTTTTGATGCCGGTATTTTTATGAATGTTACGCAAGAGCATTTGGAATTTCACGGCACCTTTGAGCAGTATCGCTTTGACAAAGCAAACCTTTTTCGAAAGCTTGATGAGCATGCGCATATAAAAGCTGGGCGCAGTGTTCCCTCGTTCGGAGTTGTGAATGCGGATGACCCGTCGGCGGAGTATTTTTATGCGGCAACCAAGCAGCCCTGCTATAGTTTTTCGGTAAACACTGCAAAAAAAACGGCTTTTTTAAAAAATGAACTACAAGGTGTTATTGCTGTCAATATAAAAGAAGATTCAAACGGAATTCAATTTGATATTTTTGAGTCGGGAAAAAGTGAGTCTATTCATGCGCGGGCACCGCTTGCCGGTTTATTTAATGTGCAAAACCTTTGCGCAAGCTTGCTAACGGTAAGCAGCATATTGCAAAAACCGCTTGCAGAATTAATCCCTCTTTTGCAAAAGCTTGAGCCGATAACGGGGCGAATGTGCAAAATACAAGAAGGGCAGCCCTTTGAAGTGCTAATTGATTATGCGCATACGCCATCCTCCTTTCAAATGCTGATGCCGCCGATTAAAGATCGTATCGCAAAGCAAGGCGGTAAACTCATCGTTGTATTCGGTTCGGGCGGAGAGCGCGACACAAAAAAGCGACCCGAGCAGGGGCGGATTGCCGCCGCCTACTGCGATGTGATTATTCTTGCCGATGAAGACCCGCGCGGCGAAGACCCCGTTGCACTTTTGGAAATGATTGCCGCCGGCGCTCCGCATAAAAAACGGGATTCCCAACTTTTCATTATACCGGACAGAAAAGCTGCAATCCGAAAAGCTTTCTCGCTTGCAAACCCGCACGATGCAGTACTGTTGCTTGGCAAAGGGCATGAAAACACCATCATTTACAAAAACGGCGCTATTCCCTATAGCGAAGAAGAAATAGCGCGCACCTTGTTGCGACAAAATCTCGAGGAAAAAGATAATTGA
- a CDS encoding DNA adenine methylase, producing the protein MKTPISYYGGKQLLAKKIVSLIPEHKIYCEPFCGGAAVLFAKEPSQAEVINDTNAEIINFYQVVQEDFPALQKEIMKTLHSREMHRHAKIIYENPDMFDTVKRAWAVWVQANMSFGNSIGTGFAYEKKNESTTKNIVNKIDEFTDKISNRIRMLQIENCDALKVIASRDTADTFHYIDPPYVGTHQGHYDGYTQQDFDNLLGMLQNIQGKFLLSSYRNKALMEFTKKNNWYCIELKMASSLSAKGKAKRMTKIEVLTANYPIGIVDGEVKKL; encoded by the coding sequence ATGAAAACACCTATTAGTTATTACGGCGGCAAACAATTACTTGCAAAAAAAATAGTATCACTTATTCCGGAACATAAAATCTACTGCGAACCCTTCTGCGGAGGTGCTGCTGTTCTGTTCGCGAAAGAGCCCTCACAAGCTGAAGTCATCAACGATACAAATGCGGAAATCATCAACTTTTACCAAGTTGTACAAGAAGACTTCCCAGCACTCCAAAAAGAAATTATGAAAACGCTGCATAGCCGTGAAATGCACCGACATGCCAAAATAATTTACGAAAACCCTGACATGTTTGATACGGTAAAAAGAGCATGGGCTGTATGGGTGCAAGCTAATATGTCATTTGGGAATAGTATCGGGACGGGGTTTGCGTATGAAAAAAAGAATGAGAGTACAACAAAGAATATTGTAAATAAAATAGATGAGTTTACGGATAAAATATCAAATAGAATTAGAATGCTGCAAATTGAAAATTGCGATGCCTTAAAGGTTATTGCTTCCCGCGATACAGCCGATACATTCCACTATATTGACCCGCCCTATGTAGGTACACATCAAGGACATTATGACGGTTATACTCAACAAGATTTTGATAACCTTTTAGGAATGCTGCAAAATATACAGGGGAAATTCTTGCTTAGTTCTTATCGAAACAAAGCCCTTATGGAGTTTACCAAAAAAAATAATTGGTACTGCATTGAATTAAAAATGGCCTCTTCTTTAAGCGCAAAGGGGAAAGCTAAAAGAATGACAAAAATAGAAGTCCTAACCGCAAACTATCCAATCGGAATTGTTGACGGAGAAGTAAAAAAACTTTAA
- a CDS encoding ABC transporter ATP-binding protein, with amino-acid sequence MEILRAENVTRFYGTKKRAIVGCKDISFSVQRGTVCGLLGLNGAGKSTLLNILSGYLLPSSGDAFINGFSVSDEPLQAKKHLGVLHEQIPLYADMTVQQFLLFTASIFSDDAEAIQESVERVIQYCALDEVQDRRIKGLSRGYKQRTGLAQALVHEPSLLILDEPTSGLDAMQVKDFHKKIRALPKETSVIISMHNLQEAERLCTYFVLLHEGSVLVQGSLDKIAERLTQDFPHLQKDIADASANGTLTAFAFEQYVQVSPKEFE; translated from the coding sequence ATGGAAATATTACGGGCGGAAAATGTTACAAGGTTTTACGGAACAAAGAAGCGGGCGATTGTCGGGTGCAAAGATATTTCGTTCAGCGTGCAGCGGGGGACGGTCTGCGGTTTGCTCGGGTTGAACGGGGCGGGAAAGAGTACGTTGTTAAATATTTTGAGCGGGTATCTGCTGCCTTCATCGGGCGATGCGTTTATTAATGGGTTTTCCGTCAGCGATGAGCCGCTTCAGGCAAAAAAACACTTGGGCGTTTTGCACGAGCAAATTCCGCTGTATGCCGATATGACGGTTCAACAATTTCTTTTGTTTACCGCAAGTATTTTTTCTGATGATGCCGAAGCAATTCAAGAATCTGTTGAGCGGGTTATACAGTACTGCGCCCTCGATGAGGTGCAGGACAGACGCATCAAAGGTTTGTCGCGAGGGTATAAGCAGCGCACCGGTCTTGCGCAAGCGCTTGTGCATGAGCCTTCGCTTCTAATTTTGGACGAGCCCACTTCGGGGCTTGATGCAATGCAAGTAAAGGATTTTCATAAAAAGATACGTGCTCTTCCGAAAGAAACTTCGGTTATTATTTCCATGCATAATTTACAAGAGGCTGAGCGGCTTTGCACGTATTTTGTTTTGCTGCACGAGGGTTCTGTTTTGGTGCAGGGAAGCCTTGACAAAATAGCGGAGCGGCTTACACAGGATTTTCCTCATTTGCAAAAGGATATTGCGGATGCTTCCGCAAACGGCACGCTTACCGCCTTTGCTTTTGAGCAGTATGTCCAAGTATCGCCTAAGGAATTTGAATAA
- a CDS encoding ABC transporter permease, with product MSNAVFALYKKELYHLAISPVPFAALLIMQLGLAFPFIGMSYWFLSGVSELQSFFLNAPFLFCFVIPLLTMNIWSDERKAFTDKLLFSYPVSEQTIAGAKYLALVTVYACILIISSAIPMSVFQLGDFSFSVFLLSYAALFLFGLGLLAISLGIAVFSSYTAVNFLLSFIVILFFSLIQAPLKVYTANTLLAKILLWFAFPVHFESAARGIFDLRDFAFYAILIFFGIQLTTYVLQRKHRI from the coding sequence ATGAGTAATGCAGTTTTTGCTTTATACAAAAAAGAGTTGTATCATCTTGCGATTTCGCCGGTGCCGTTTGCTGCTCTTTTGATTATGCAGCTCGGACTTGCCTTTCCGTTTATCGGGATGAGTTATTGGTTTCTTTCAGGAGTTTCCGAACTGCAAAGCTTTTTTTTAAATGCACCGTTTCTTTTTTGTTTTGTTATTCCGCTTTTAACCATGAATATCTGGAGTGATGAGCGCAAAGCGTTTACCGACAAGCTGTTGTTTTCGTATCCCGTATCGGAGCAGACAATCGCCGGCGCAAAATATCTTGCGTTGGTAACCGTGTACGCCTGCATACTTATAATCAGTTCCGCAATTCCCATGTCTGTTTTTCAGTTGGGAGATTTTTCGTTTTCCGTTTTTTTGCTTTCGTATGCGGCATTGTTTTTATTCGGTTTGGGGCTGCTTGCTATCTCGCTTGGGATTGCAGTTTTTTCGTCATATACTGCGGTGAACTTTTTACTCAGCTTTATTGTTATTCTGTTTTTTTCGCTGATACAGGCGCCGCTTAAGGTTTATACTGCAAACACGCTGCTTGCAAAAATACTGTTGTGGTTTGCGTTCCCTGTGCATTTTGAATCGGCGGCGCGCGGCATTTTTGATTTACGGGATTTTGCATTTTATGCGATTCTTATTTTTTTCGGAATCCAATTAACAACGTATGTATTGCAAAGGAAACACAGAATATGA